A stretch of the Opisthocomus hoazin isolate bOpiHoa1 chromosome 2, bOpiHoa1.hap1, whole genome shotgun sequence genome encodes the following:
- the LOC104334698 gene encoding plasminogen yields the protein MGTSKAAFLFLFLLSSVKGDILDDYLRTDGVWILTRNKQSYKTINEQECAKKCEAERNFNCRAFLFTRKKLQCLTLAENAKMTVTFNSTDAVLYEKKIYLLQCKRGIGKDYRGMEAKTWRGIPCQKWAEKTPHKPNYTPEKHPNAGLEENYCRNPDGDANGPWCYTTDPATRFDYCNIPECESKVTHTGEGTTVECVQCNGEDYRGEVSRTESGFECQRWDAQEPHMHGFTLKHFPEKDLKMNYCRNPDGELRPWCFTTSPTKRWEYCNIPRCTIHPPVSGQGSQCLSGKGEDYRGRIAITESGNACQHWNTQFPHRHGWIPDRYPCKGLEENYCRNPDGEKRPWCYTINRSIRWEYCAIPHCDATEQDVPVQVPLSEECYRGKGESYRGTTSITASGKKCQAWNSMFPHRHEKTPGRFPNADLRDNYCRNPDGDNSPWCFTTDPSTTWEYCSLKRCEDPAQEPAPNDRPAMTAQNVDLTTPTTSDCINGNGEDYRGTVTKTARGRTCQEWSSQKPHSHKYFTPVTHPRAGLDKNYCRNPDGDVNGVWCFTTDPGKKWEYCDIPRCSSSEHDCGTVPMRSERTCEQYNMCDAPPGSWPWHVSLRRSTNMHHCAGTLIHPQWVLTAARCLQESTEPSSYRVFLGIQNLNAAEPSLQIQSVHKVLKEPSGADIALLKLDSPVTITDRVKPVCLPETSLMVERNAVCFLTAWGKPRGADTDNRLKDVEFPMLENRICNRPEFLNGTVKNHEFCGGFTFGGIGNCEAEVGGPLVCQDTDRFVQYGVTSWGLDCSQPSKPVFVRTPNFVSWIKNAVVAH from the exons TGAAAGGAGATATACTGGATGACTATTTAAGAACAGATGGTGTTTGGATACTTACTCGAAATAAACAGTCTTACAAGACAATTAATGAACAAGAATGTGCAAAGAAATgtgaagcagaaagaaattttaattgcAG GGCCTTCTTGTTCACCAGGAAAAAGCTACAGTGTTTAACGCTGGCTGAAAATGCCAAAATGACAGTGACGTTCAACAGCACGGATGCAGTTCTTTATGAGAAGAAAA TTTATCTTCTACAGTGTAAAAGAGGGATTGGGAAGGACTACAGAGGAATGGAAGCCAAAACTTGGAGGGGTATTCCATGCCAGAAGTGGGCAGAAAAGACACCCCACAAACCGAA TTACACACCTGAAAAACACCCCAATGCAGGACTGGAAGAAAACTACTGCAGAAATCCTGATGGGGATGCAAATGGACCCTGGTGTTACACAACAGATCCTGCTACCAGATTTGATTACTGTAACATCCCAGAGTGTGAGAGCAAGGTCACTCACACTGGAGAAg GCACTACAGTGGAGTGCGTGCAGTGTAATGGTGAAGACTACCGTGGAGAAGTTTCCAGGACAGAGTCTGGGTTTGAGTGCCAGCGCTGGGATGCCCAAGAGCCTCATATGCATGGATTTACCTTGAAACA CTTTCCAGAGAAGGATCTGAAGATGAATTATTGCCGTAATCCTGATGGCGAACTTCGGCCCTGGTGTTTCACCACCAGCCCTACTAAACGCTGGGAATATTGTAACATTCCTCGCTGCA CTATACATCCACCAGTCTCTGGCCAGGGCTCCCAGTGTCTTTCAGGGAAAGGAGAGGACTATAGAGGCAGGATAGCCATCACCGAATCGGGAAATGCCTGCCAACACTGGAACACACAGTTTCCTCACAGACATGGCTGGATTCCTGACAGATACCCCTGCAA GGGCTTAGAGGAAAACTACTGCAGAAACCCTGATGGAGAGAAGAGGCCTTGGTGCTACACCATCAACAGGAGCATTCGGTGGGAATATTGTGCAATTCCCCACTGTGATGCGACAGAACAAG ATGTGCCTGTGCAGGTTCCCTTGTCAGAGGAGTGCTACCGAGGCAAAGGCGAGAGCTATCGTGGCACAACTTCCATCACTGCATCAGGAAAGAAATGTCAGGCCTGGAACTCCATGTTCCCACACAGACATGAAAAAACACCGGGCAGATTCCCAAATGC GGATTTGAGGGACAACTATTGTAGAAACCCAGATGGTGATAACAGCCCATGGTGTTTCACCACTGACCCCAGCACAACATGGGAGTACTGCAGTCTCAAGAGGTGTGAAGATCCTGCACAAGAGCCTGCACCAAATGACCGCCCTGCAATGACGGCACAAAATGTTGACCTGACTACACCCACCACGTCTG ACTGCATTAACGGTAATGGTGAAGACTATCGCGGCACAGTAACAAAAACTGCAAGGGGCAGGACTTGTCAGGAGTGGAGTTCTCAGAAACCTCATAGCCACAAATATTTCACTCCTGTGACTCATCCAAGAGCAGGCCTGGATAAAAAT TATTGCAGGAATCCTGATGGAGATGTAAATGGTGTTTGGTGCTTCACAACAGACCCAGGAAAAAAATGGGAGTACTGTGACATCCCACGCTGCT CTTCTTCTGAGCACGACTGTGGAACAGTCCCAATGAGGAGTGAGCGAACCTGTGAGCAATATAACATGTGTGACGCACCTCCAGGGTCTTGGCCTTGGCATGTCAGTCTCAGGAGGAG TACCAACATGCACCATTGTGCTGGCACTCTGATACATCCACAGTGGGTCCTTACTGCAGCTCGGTGTTTGCAAGA GTCAACAGAGCCTTCTTCCTACAGGGTGTTTCTTGGAATACAGAATCTCAATGCAGCAGAGCCATCCCTGCAAATCCAAAGTGTTCACAAAGTATTAAAGGAACCAAGTGGAGCAGACATCGCTTTGCTGAAGTTGGATAG tccTGTAACAATTACAGACCGTGTAAAACCAGTTTGTTTGCCTGAAACCAGTCTGATGGTAGAAAGAAACGCAGTATGTTTTCTAACTGCCTGGGGAAAACCAAGAG GTGCTGACACAGACAACAGATTAAAAGATGTTGAATTCCCCATGCTTGAAAACAGGATATGTAATCGCCCTGAATTTCTGAATGGAACTGTCAAAAATCATGAATTTTGTGGTGGATTTACTTTTGGAGGCATAGGTAACTGCGAG